The Manihot esculenta cultivar AM560-2 chromosome 11, M.esculenta_v8, whole genome shotgun sequence genome includes a region encoding these proteins:
- the LOC110625618 gene encoding putative pectinesterase 11, with amino-acid sequence MEISGYIIAMTLAHTALFGSLMAAAASIDLSTAVLIRVDQSGKGDFKKIQDAIDSVPPNNSQLVFISVKPGVYREKVVVPADKPFITLSGTKASNTIITWSDGGNIFESPTFSVLASDFVGRFLTIQNTYGSGDKAVALRVSGDRAAFYGCRILSYQDTLLDDTGSHYYSNCYIEGATDFICGSAASIFESCHVHSISKNNGSITAQHRDSPTQNSGFTFLGCKITGTGSAYLGRPWGDYSTVVFALSYMSSAIVPAGWDSWASQTKQSTVFYAEYKCYGPGANRVQRVEWSQSLSKEEAAPFLTKAMIGGQSWLRGAPTYFRRSSTIVKSHSGNN; translated from the exons CTGCAGTTCTCATCAGGGTGGATCAGTCTGGTAAAGGAGATTTCAAGAAAATACAAGACGCAATAGACTCAGTTCCTCCAAATAACTCTCAGCTGGTTTTCATTTCGGTGAAGCCAGGAGTCTACAG AGAAAAGGTGGTAGTGCCCGCTGATAAGCCCTTCATAACACTGAGTGGCACAAAGGCTTCAAACACCATAATCACATGGAGCGATGGAGGCAACATTTTTGAGTCTCCAACGTTTTCTGTACTGGCTTCTGATTTTGTCGGCCGATTTCTCACTATccag AACACATATGGGAGTGGTGATAAAGCTGTAGCACTGAGGGTATCAGGAGATAGAGCAGCATTCTATGGTTGCAGGATTCTCTCATATCAAGACACCCTCTTAGATGACACAGGATCACACTATTATAGCAATTGCTATATTGAAGGAGCTACTGATTTCATATGTGGCAGTGCTGCTTCAATCTTTGAA aGTTGCCATGTGCATTCAATTTCCAAAAACAATGGATCAATAACAGCTCAACACAGAGACTCACCAACTCAGAATAGTGGCTTCACTTTCCTGGGTTGCAAGATCACCGGCACCGGAAGTGCATATCTAGGCAGGCCATGGGGTGATTATTCTACAGTGGTGTTTGCCCTTTCTTACATGTCTAGTGCAATAGTGCCTGCCGGATGGGATAGTTGGGCTTCCCAAACCAAGCAAAG TACGGTGTTCTATGCCGAATACAAATGCTATGGTCCGGGAGCTAACAGAGTTCAGAGGGTTGAATGGTCACAGAGCTTGTCCAAAGAAGAGGCTGCACCCTTCTTAACCAAGGCCATGATTGGTGGGCAAAGTTGGCTTAGGGGTGCACCAACCTACTTTAGAAGAAGCTCTACAATTGTCAAGAGTCATTCTGGgaataattag
- the LOC110625617 gene encoding uncharacterized protein LOC110625617 has translation MRYTAPWKTWSEIPLKTKDELFGLFRSRYAWDESEEGMVRIAWEKVGKERLRDILNRVRSELLRKNKKTDVAYLYNLGPDWMEAEIWNELVAYWSTPEWRKKSEAGKANRNVEKDGTITKHSGGSIKLEVHENRLV, from the exons ATGCGTTATACTGCTCCATGGAAAACTTGGTCAGAAATACCTTTAAAGACAAAAGACGAGCTCTTCGGACTTTTTCGG AGTCGATATGCATGGGATGAGAGTGAAGAAGGTATGGTTCGAATTGCTTGGGAAAAGGTAGGTAAAGAAAGACTGCGAGACATTCTTAATAGAGTTAGGAGCGAATTATTGCGCAAGAACAAGAAGACAGATGTTGCTTATCTATACAATTTAGGACCAGATTGGATGGAGGCAGAGATATGGAATGAACTTGTTGCATATTGGAGTACACCAGAGTGGAGAAAGAAATCAGAAGCTGGTAAAGCAAATAGAAACGTAGAAAAAGATGGGACTATTACGAAACACTCTGGTGGTTCAATAAAATTGGAGGTTCATGAGAATAGATTGgtataa